Part of the Spirochaetota bacterium genome, AGTCGAATGGGAACACATGCGCTTCATCAAAGATCGTGCGGCGGCGCCCTTCACTGCGCCGGAGAGCACGGCAAGGCATTGCGCATGCTCGGAGAAATTCTTGTGTTCGAGATCATCGGTGAAAAGACCGGTGCGCTTATCGTAGAACTTTTTCGTGGCCGCGCTCACGATAGCGGCGGCCCTGTCGCGGCAGCGCTCCGCAAGGGCGGCTTCACCCATACTGTCCTCAAGTTCCGCCGTTCGATGGAGCGTATACGCCATGTGCAGGTTCAGTATCGATGAGAATTCCCCCCGCGACGGTTCGCCGCCGGAAGGTATGCCTGCACGCCAGCCGCTTACCCAATCGACGAAATTCCATCCATCGGGAGAGCGTATCAGCCCGCTCTCTTCCTGACGTGACAGCCAATGCTCAACGACAGCGCGTACTCCCGGCATACGCTCGCGGACGAATACCGCATCTCCGCGCCACATCGCGAAATCATGGACCATCGCTATCCACCAGAGCGAGAACGGCGGTATTACCTGCACGGTGCGGCTCGGATAGCGCGAAGCGGTGAGCCCCGACGGTGAACGCGAGTAATCGAAGAGCTCCATGCACTTCCGCGCAAGAGCGTCCTCGTCCGCCGACACATAGGCGACAAGCGACTGCAGCCGCGTATCGCCGACATAATTGAGGCGCTCGTAGTACGGACAGTCCATGCTCGTGTCATGCGAGCACATTGCGAGCGTACGGAGCGCGATGGGAAGCACCTGCGCATGCGCTTTCTGCGATGAATCGAATGCCGCCGAGAAGCGGTACGGGAAATGCGTCTCGATGAGCGAGAACGATGCGATAGTGAGTGATACATCACCGGTGGCGATATATATCTCGATGTATCGCCCTGCATGGAACGTATGCGGCTGATACGTATGCTCGCTCTGCCCTGCGATGAAATGAAAGCCGAAGCCGAAAAAGCATTTTCCGTCCATCTCGCCGCGATGACCTTTCGCCGATGACCGTTTCTTTGCTGCGGCATCGTATTCATAGAGCGATTCCGCGAACGATACGCGTACGGACGATTTCTCACCGGCGCAGGCGATGACAGGGTACACGCAATAGTAGTTCTCAAGATCGATGATGACGCGCCGTGTCGTACGTGCTGCTATCGTGAGCGGCCCCCGGCCGGACAAGAGCTCCTGCCATGGGCGCATATCGGTTTCGATGCGTTTCGCCGTATCAACGCTGATGGATGTATCCCCGTCAGCGCATGCATCGATATGGCGTACCGTCCCGGCATGTATCTCCTTCTCGTACATCGGCGGGAGCGCGGCGGCGCGGAGTATCCACCACGGGCGCGACTCGCGGCAATTACTGGCGAGCGCCGATGTTTCAATCGTACGCACCGCCAGCCAGGGCCCCGATCGGCCCGCATCAAGCTCGTCATCCGCCTTCGTACCGTCGATGAAAAGCTGTGCACCGGTAGCGAAGTAGAGATGATCGCGCTCGAAATCGGCGAATGAATAGCCGGGGCGAACCGCATATTCCCATGCGGCAACCCCCGTCGATATCCGTTCATTCGCCTCGCCCTCGGCGAATACGAGAAGCGCAGGGCGATGCGACAATTGCGCCTCGGCTGCCGGTGCTGAAGCGGCTATCCACCAGAGGCGGATAACGATGCTGTGCTCGCCCGGCTCGGATGACAGTTCATACGATTCATACATCCAGTGTTTGAGGTCGGAACGTTCTACGCCGCGCCCGGCGAATTCTCCGTCGATGAAAAGTTCATATCGCTGATCCGCCGACAGATGCAGACGTATCTTTTCCGCCGAAGCACTTTGGAATTTCAGACGGAACACGAGCGCCGTCGATGTATCGATCTCGTGCGTCCGCGGGCCCACCCATCGCGCGGGCCATGCCGGCGTTTCGAAACGATATTCGCTCTTGTCGCCGAGCGGGTCTTTCGTTACCGATATCCTTCGCGTTCTCATGCCGTCTCCATTGGAAAACTTTTTGCTACAGGTATCGCCGCACTTTTTTCGTATAATCGATATACTTTTTCCCGAAAC contains:
- a CDS encoding alpha-L-rhamnosidase, giving the protein MRTRRISVTKDPLGDKSEYRFETPAWPARWVGPRTHEIDTSTALVFRLKFQSASAEKIRLHLSADQRYELFIDGEFAGRGVERSDLKHWMYESYELSSEPGEHSIVIRLWWIAASAPAAEAQLSHRPALLVFAEGEANERISTGVAAWEYAVRPGYSFADFERDHLYFATGAQLFIDGTKADDELDAGRSGPWLAVRTIETSALASNCRESRPWWILRAAALPPMYEKEIHAGTVRHIDACADGDTSISVDTAKRIETDMRPWQELLSGRGPLTIAARTTRRVIIDLENYYCVYPVIACAGEKSSVRVSFAESLYEYDAAAKKRSSAKGHRGEMDGKCFFGFGFHFIAGQSEHTYQPHTFHAGRYIEIYIATGDVSLTIASFSLIETHFPYRFSAAFDSSQKAHAQVLPIALRTLAMCSHDTSMDCPYYERLNYVGDTRLQSLVAYVSADEDALARKCMELFDYSRSPSGLTASRYPSRTVQVIPPFSLWWIAMVHDFAMWRGDAVFVRERMPGVRAVVEHWLSRQEESGLIRSPDGWNFVDWVSGWRAGIPSGGEPSRGEFSSILNLHMAYTLHRTAELEDSMGEAALAERCRDRAAAIVSAATKKFYDKRTGLFTDDLEHKNFSEHAQCLAVLSGAVKGAAARSLMKRMCSHSTISKATIYFSHYLFEALGAVGMTDVVLERLSLWETLAEKGFSTTFESPEPTRSDCHAWGAHPVYHYFATLAGIRPDGIGCKRVIIRPQPASLSFLKGKMPIRGKHIAFDLICENGLAGTITLPPGLEGDLHFAGKKKMLAAGKNTIRMRNK